The proteins below come from a single Miscanthus floridulus cultivar M001 chromosome 1, ASM1932011v1, whole genome shotgun sequence genomic window:
- the LOC136544657 gene encoding uncharacterized protein, with product MKYKKSREATRLESNGDGGSQKGGGDVPPSIQLDIMEHRGAAAAGAGGGLGTGGPGSASFFEPWPEPTPGSGSGHGSSGRAGGREPPEKRLTLFALRLAVLEKAASGLGKLDFVWATVVLLGGFASTLCITDFWCVTVILVGGGARVFSHSHELEWQHHATQTSTAGGALRSSSRFFRHIIRAIVDPAAAAAGGGGGGGGRDDDARARAALFQRQIVSFMRQRAWHAPDVSLLPHTGWVFVSRKVGRLLNWLQVLSSLACVALSVMRLWKHDFGDPDDSRNMRPALLLFYTLALVEALLFLFEKAYWTWKVSVCKLLHQVSDECELGAYGLVSLKRFFYDAYSRCIAGSIFDGIKMDLVTFAEELILSDFLDEQLIGVRILQQFANSERSASDTLRKVGTTPRSIERLVEMLNWKRPEEEEVRWCAAEIVSKLAGKRQNALRVSGIPGAIESVTSLLYTGRGPPVSGMHPQLPGAPADDKHGASPASRGYDHLPFNLLGLLILKRLARDHDNCGKIGNARGLLAKVINFTQASPVLLQNPHVTDSQVSAVKRALKVVKMLVSTTGNTGKALRESVAENVFTVSNLRDILRYGQQHRELQKLATDVLTGLAMDDSGKEAIVATGGVVKLLLSMFFNSQETELGCEAGEALAMLVLESEAGCAAILKRADVMDQLVSALQDGDARRLNAARVLRNLCAYSGQQQRERLRVVTRALPAVLKATMVDRDKILEVSVGLTTEIFKFIDGEQFAAELRGAGVADERAYVERLASILRQYRYPEIRVPRMRRFVVQQVIWLVTNSGGRGDDGGGYVELLREVGMQRLLESIADTTSELECYHVFSGSVGISMHRESFSDIVDSALELIAGRRQR from the coding sequence ATGAAGTACAAGAAGAGCCGCGAGGCCACGCGCCtcgagtccaacggcgacggcggcTCGCAGAAAGGCGGTGGCGATGTGCCGCCGAGCATCCAGCTGGACATCATGGAGCAccgtggcgccgccgccgccggggccggCGGCGGGCTCGGCACCGGAGGTCCCGGCTCGGCGTCCTTCTTCGAGCCGTGGCCCGAGCCGACGCCGGGCAGCGGGAGCGGCCACGGCAGCTCCGGAAGGGCCGGCGGGCGGGAGCCGCCCGAGAAGCGGCTCACGCTGTTCGCGCTCCGGCTCGCCGTTCTCGAGAAAGCGGCGAGCGGGCTCGGGAAGCTCGACTTCGTGTGGGCCACCGTCGTGCTCCTCGGCGGGTTCGCGAGCACGCTCTGCATCACCGACTTCTGGTGCGTCACCGTGATCCTCGTCGGCGGGGGCGCGCGCGTCTTCAGCCACAGCCACGAGCTGGAGTGGCAGCACCACGCCACGCAGACCTCCACCGCGGGCGGCGCGTTGCGCTCCAGCTCCCGCTTCTTCCGCCACATCATTCGCGCCATCGTCGATCCGGCTGCcgcggccgccggcggcggcggcggcggcggcgggcgcgacgaCGACGCGCGAGCCAGGGCCGCGCTGTTCCAGCGCCAGATCGTCTCCTTCATGAGGCAGCGCGCCTGGCACGCGCCGGACGTGTCGCTGCTCCCCCACACCGGCTGGGTCTTCGTGTCCAGGAAGGTCGGCAGGCTGCTCAACTGGCTGCAGGTGCTCTCCTCGCTCGCCTGCGTCGCGCTCTCGGTGATGCGCCTCTGGAAGCACGACTTCGGCGACCCCGACGACAGCCGCAACATGAGGCCGGCGCTCCTGCTCTTCTACACGCTGGCGCTCGTGGAGGCGTTGCTCTTCCTGTTCGAGAAGGCGTACTGGACGTGGAAGGTCTCCGTCTGCAAGCTGCTCCACCAGGTGAGCGATGAGTGCGAGCTGGGCGCGTACGGGCTCGTCTCCCTCAAGCGCTTCTTCTATGACGCCTACTCGCGGTGCATCGCTGGGAGCATCTTCGACGGCATCAAGATGGACCTCGTCACCTTCGCGGAGGAGCTCATCCTCTCGGACTTCCTCGACGAGCAGCTCATCGGCGTGCGCATCCTGCAGCAGTTCGCCAACAGCGAGCGCTCCGCGAGCGACACGCTGCGCAAGGTCGGCACCACCCCGAGGTCCATCGAGCGGCTCGTCGAGATGCTCAACTGGAAGCGCCCCGAAGAGGAGGAGGTGCGATGGTGCGCCGCCGAGATCGTGTCCAAGCTCGCCGGCAAGCGTCAGAACGCGCTCCGGGTGTCCGGCATCCCTGGCGCCATCGAGTCCGTCACGTCCCTGCTCTACACCGGCAGGGGTCCGCCCGTGTCCGGAATGCACCCGCAGCTGCCCGGTGCTCCCGCCGACGACAAGCACGGGGCCTCACCGGCGAGCCGCGGCTACGACCACCTGCCGTTCAACCTGCTGGGCCTGCTCATCCTCAAGAGGCTCGCCAGGGACCATGACAACTGCGGCAAGATCGGGAACGCGCGAGGCCTGCTCGCCAAGGTCATCAACTTCACGCAGGCGTCGCCGGTTCTCCTCCAGAACCCGCACGTGACCGACTCGCAGGTGAGCGCCGTGAAGCGCGCGCTCAAGGTGGTCAAGATGCTCGTGTCCACGACGGGGAACACGGGGAAGGCGCTGCGGGAGAGCGTCGCGGAGAACGTGTTCACGGTGAGCAACCTGCGCGACATACTGCGGTACGGGCAGCAGCACAGGGAGCTGCAGAAGCTTGCCACGGACGTACTGACTGGGCTGGCCATGGACGACAGCGGCAAGGAGGCCATCGTGGCCACCGGAGGCGTCGTCAAGCTGCTGCTGTCGATGTTCTTCAATTCCCAAGAGACGGAACTCGGCTGCGAGGCCGGCGAAGCGCTGGCGATGCTGGTGCTGGAGAGCGAGGCCGGCTGCGCGGCGATACTCAAGCGCGCCGACGTGATGGACCAGCTCGTGTCGGCGTTGCAGGACGGCGACGCACGGCGCCTGAACGCGGCGCGGGTGCTGCGGAACCTGTGCGCGTACTCGGGGCAACAGCAGAGGGAGCGGCTGCGCGTGGTGACCAGGGCCCTGCCGGCGGTGCTGAAGGCCACCATGGTGGACAGAGATAAAATACTCGAGGTGTCCGTCGGCCTGACGACGGAGATCTTCAAGTTCATCGACGGCGAGCAGTTTGCCGCCGAGCTGCGCGGCGCCGGCGTGGCGGACGAACGGGCATACGTGGAGCGGCTGGCGAGCATCCTGCGGCAGTACAGGTATCCGGAGATCAGGGTCCCGCGAATGCGACGGTTCGTGGTGCAGCAGGTCATCTGGCTGGTGACGAATTCGGGCGGCCGCGGCGATGACGGCGGCGGGTACGTTGAGCTCCTCAGGGAGGTGGGCATGCAGCGGCTGCTAGAGTCTATCGCCGACACCACGTCGGAGCTGGAGTGCTACCACGTTTTCTCAGGAAGCGTGGGCATCAGCATGCACCGTGAGAGCTTCTCCGACATCGTGGACTCCGCGCTGGAGCTGATCGCCGGCAGGCGGCAGCGGTGA
- the LOC136465888 gene encoding protein ALP1-like — translation MDQWAEEEEEEEEEEAAAAKRRKNLIFSAAELIGDIIRPLDPEFRTPHPRVRNPMFAPFFDNCIGAIDGTHIEVVVPKTELITHMNRKSKTSQNVLAICDFDLRFTFIVAGWPGSVHDMRVFKAAVDKFGSLFPHPPQGKFYVVDSGFSNQPGYLAPYKGTKYHFQEYNQGPPPRGSFNLRERARERKEGRWG, via the exons ATGGACCAGTgggcagaggaggaggaagaagaggaggaagaggaggccgCAGCAGCAAAGCGGAGGAAGAATTTGATATTCAGCGCTGCAGAACTCATTG GAGACATAATTCGGCCACTAGATCCAGAGTTTAGGACACCTCATCCAAGAGTACGAAATCCAATGTTTGCTCCGTTCTTTGACAATTGCATTGGAGCCATTGATGGAACACATATAGAGGTGGTCGTGCCAAAGACAGAGCTCATCACACACATGAACCGAAAATCAAAGACCAGTCAGAATGTGCTAGCAATTTGTGATTTTGACTTGAGATTCACCTTTATCGTTGCTGGGTGGCCTGGGTCGGTTCATGACATGAGGGTATTCAAGGCAGCAGTTGACAAATTTGGAAGCCTCTTCCCACATCCTCCCCAAG GGAAATTTTATGTGGTGGACTCGGGTTTCTCTAACCAGCCTGGTTATCTTGCACCGTACAAAGGTACAAAGTACCATTTCCAGGAGTACAACCAAGGTCCACCACCAAGAG GGTCGTTCAATCTCAGGGAGCGTGCGCGGGAACGGAAGGAGGGGAGGTGGGGTTAA
- the LOC136465897 gene encoding uncharacterized protein, translating to MAGSSSRNLLNLFNDSQAGDEEDEFFGDGSQVGNYSPPTGFVPPPRPGAAGFFDPAAAGVVHPAAAGFLPPHSGGFSAPPAPPFMDPPAPEGLDLNSQAAVFPGLGDYQRVLQSDEAPACRRSGKHVVATHGRGRSAGRGTGGRGSTSSAGIPRRPARSGAARSGGGVARARSLTNAARAQSASRIDVDDDEECFYGSRSMAADGSNMLLNSDEEEDDPNERGFDTAKWNEQRLELFLKLVVREISAGNRPNNQMSSVGWKNICKDFRRACGHNYNVKAMKNRYTQAKVLATFWKEVQVKSSGLGRGPNGEILASETWWQANTKGRTECYKMFKDRVPPYLDDLMLIFDHVTVDGTSAFCPGFEEAEDQPSKGKDVAGDLYDLTGEDDPYSPMSTGLNRPTSSSGSKRPSSTATTGESPTKKTKSPMVRALRGLVAEIKIDREEGKKKEDNYAKREEARSRAIVTAQAQIMDRKRQAIQAEMDECVALATECGVAEASVEMWVASELFMDGNKRAFFRAIKTPEARLVWIQMHCKQRGFV from the exons ATGGCCGGCAGCAGTTCGAGGAACTTGCTCAACCTTTTCAACGATTCCCAGGCCGGCGACGAGGAAGACGAGTTCTTCGGTGACGGATCACAGGTCGGGAACTACTCCCCGCCGACTGGATTCGTCCCTCCGCCCCGTCCGGGCGCGGCCGGATTCTTCGATCCGGCGGCGGCTGGCGTCGTCCATCCGGCGGCGGCTGGATTCCTTCCTCCGCACTCGGGTGGATTCAGCGCACCGCCCGCTCCTCCCTTCATGGATCCGCCCGCGCCGGAGGGCCTGGACCTCAACTCCCAGGCGGCGGTGTTTCCCGGCCTGGGCGACTACCAGCGCGTGCTGCAGTCGGACGAGGCCCCTGCCTGTCGACGCAGCGGCAAGCATGTAGTGGCAACGCATGGTCGCGGCAGATCTGCGGGCCGAGGTACAGGTGGTCGTGGATCCACGTCCAGCGCCGGCATCCCTCGTCGTCCGGCGAGGTCAGGGGCTGCGCGCAGTGGTGGAGGTGTTGCGCGCGCCAGGTCCCTGACCAATGCCGCGCGCGCACAGAGTGCAAGCCGCATCGACGTGGACGATGACGAGGAGTGCTTCTACGGGAGCAGGTCCATGGCGGCCGATGGCTCCAACATGCTCCTGAactctgatgaggaggaagacgacCCCAATGAG CGTGGATTCGATACTGCTAAATGGAATGAACAAAGGCTAGAACTTTTTTTAAAATTAGTCGTGCGCGAGATTAGTGCCGGGAATCGCCCGAACAATCAAATGTCCTCTGTTGGGTGGAAGAACATATGCAAGGATTTTCGTAGAGCTTGTGGACATAACTATAATGTGAAGGCTATGAAGAATAGGTACACCCAAGCAAAGGTTTTGGCAACTTTCTGGAAAGAGGTACAGGTGAAATCCAGTGGACTAGGCCGAGGTCCAAATGGTGAAATCCTGGCAAGCGAGACATGGTGGCAAGCTAATACCAAG GGGAGAACTGAGTGTTACAAAATGTTCAAGGACCGAGTGCCCCCCTACCTAGATGATTTGATGCTGATCTTTGATCATGTGACAGTAGATGGAACATCTGCATTTTGTCCTGGATTTGAGGAGGCAGAAGATCAGCCGAGCAAAGGTAAAGATGTTGCAGGAGACCTTTATGATCTCACTGGAGAAGATGACCCGTACAGTCCCATGAGCACTGGTCTGAATCGACCTACCAGCAGCAGTGGAAGCAAGAGGCCCAGCAGCACTGCCACAACAGGAGAGAGCCCTACCAAGAAAACCAAGAGTCCCATGGTCAGAGCTCTTAGGGGACTGGTTGCTGAAATTAAGATTGACAGGGAGGAAgggaagaagaaagaggacaATTATGCCAAGAGGGAGGAGGCTCGGTCCAGGGCCATTGTCACTGCACAAGCCCAGATCATGGATCGGAAGCGCCAAGCAATTCAAGCTGAGATGGATGAATGTGTAGCTCTTGCTACAGAGTGTGGGGTAGCTGAAGCCTCCGTTGAGATGTGGGTGGCTTCAGAGTTGTTCATGGATGGTAACAAGAGGGCCTTCTTTAGAGCTATCAAGACTCCTGAAGCCCGACTTGTGTGGATCCAGATGCACTGCAAGCAAAGAGGATTTGTGTAG